GGATTTGCAGATGGTTAGGGATTTGGGGTTAAAACCGAGGAGATGATTAAATTTATAGATGATGAACTAAAAACTCTTAAAGATGCCGGCCTCTGCCGTCATCTGTCCCTCATAGAGGGCCCACAGGGGCCGAGGGTTAAAATAAACGGCACGGAGGTTATTCTTCTCTGTTCCAATAATTATCTCGGCCTTGCAAATCACCCAAAGATTAAACAGGCGGCTATTAAAGCTGTTGAAAAATATGGTTTTGGTTCAGGCGCATCAAGACTTGTCTCAGGCAATATGGAACTGCACGCGGAACTTGAACAAAGGCTGGCTCTGTTTAAAGACGCCGAGGCTGCATTGGTTTTTAACTCAGGCTATCATGCGAATATTGGAATAATATCCGCCCTTATTGGAAGAGGGGATGTGATATTTTCAGATAAGCTTAATCATGCCTCAATAATAGATGGGGGCATCCTAAGCAGGGCGAAATTCATCCGTTATCCGCATAAAGATATCAATGCATTAGAAGGTCTTCTCAAAAAACACTCATCACTCAACACTCATCACCCAACACTGATTGTTACTGACGGCATCTTTAGCATGGACGGCGACATTGCGCCTCTGAAAGAACTTTTTGAATTGGCGGATAAATACAACTGTATACTTATGGTTGACGATGCCCA
This region of Deltaproteobacteria bacterium genomic DNA includes:
- the bioF gene encoding 8-amino-7-oxononanoate synthase — encoded protein: MIKFIDDELKTLKDAGLCRHLSLIEGPQGPRVKINGTEVILLCSNNYLGLANHPKIKQAAIKAVEKYGFGSGASRLVSGNMELHAELEQRLALFKDAEAALVFNSGYHANIGIISALIGRGDVIFSDKLNHASIIDGGILSRAKFIRYPHKDINALEGLLKKHSSLNTHHPTLIVTDGIFSMDGDIAPLKELFELADKYNCILMVDDAHATGVLGANGKGALEHFNIDSSNIIQMGTLGKAFGCFGAYVAGSKKLVDYLINKARSFVYTTSLPPSVCAAGIAALDIMENEPQLRRGLWDRVVYFRTELKQAGLDTLESETQIIPILVGEAEKAVRISRDLLGKGIFLQAIRPPTVPEGTSRLRVTLMANHSWDDLKYAVETIKDVAKDACK